One stretch of Chryseobacterium indologenes DNA includes these proteins:
- a CDS encoding DUF4197 family protein: MKKYIIATALLIGTGAVITTTVQSCTTLATSDMGLSIIKRMLLNGIDKGMGIYTNKEAFLQNNMVDKALPKELRDINSMLEKIAPSLVAKERDYIAQAAAYTVNTSRPILQGAVNSLNAQDVTRIIEGTTATQILKEKTSQQLIAAIAPKVDEKLNEYGIVKTINTALSGSNFLGNLLGGNKNTVNSGGLSQLASEQLVAGLFNIIEDYEHQNSKSLLGPFGK, encoded by the coding sequence ATGAAAAAATATATCATTGCAACCGCTCTTCTTATAGGGACCGGTGCAGTTATTACCACTACTGTCCAATCTTGTACAACACTTGCCACAAGTGATATGGGACTTTCCATTATTAAAAGAATGCTACTCAATGGTATTGATAAAGGAATGGGTATTTATACCAATAAAGAAGCCTTCCTACAGAACAATATGGTAGACAAGGCTCTCCCAAAAGAGCTTAGAGATATCAACTCTATGCTGGAAAAAATTGCACCCTCATTGGTTGCTAAAGAAAGAGATTATATTGCCCAGGCAGCTGCTTACACCGTAAATACCTCAAGACCTATTCTGCAAGGTGCTGTCAACAGCTTAAATGCTCAGGATGTAACCCGAATCATTGAGGGGACGACTGCCACACAGATTCTGAAGGAAAAAACATCTCAACAACTGATTGCAGCCATTGCCCCAAAGGTAGATGAGAAACTTAACGAATATGGAATTGTAAAAACAATTAATACAGCTTTATCCGGAAGTAATTTCCTGGGGAATCTTTTAGGAGGTAATAAAAATACTGTAAACTCAGGAGGATTGAGCCAGCTTGCTTCTGAACAATTGGTAGCCGGGCTCTTCAATATCATCGAAGATTACGAACACCAGAACTCCAAATCACTACTCGGACCATTTGGAAAATAG
- a CDS encoding DUF493 family protein, which translates to MDILQGNQHANPEDFYKSLKEKLEGHHDFPEDYLFKFIIPTDQSKLTEIYKVFDGIKFTLGNRESKNGKYTACNINAFVLDANQVVNIYKEVAKIEGVILL; encoded by the coding sequence ATGGATATATTACAAGGAAATCAACACGCAAATCCTGAAGATTTTTACAAATCTTTAAAGGAAAAACTGGAAGGTCATCATGATTTTCCAGAGGATTATTTATTTAAATTTATTATTCCTACAGATCAATCAAAACTTACTGAAATTTACAAAGTCTTTGATGGTATTAAATTTACATTGGGAAACCGCGAAAGCAAAAATGGAAAATACACAGCCTGCAATATCAATGCATTTGTCTTAGATGCTAATCAGGTAGTGAATATTTATAAAGAAGTAGCAAAAATAGAAGGCGTTATTCTATTGTAA
- a CDS encoding ArsC/Spx/MgsR family protein — protein sequence MLVKVLHNGNCSKSNAVLEYLDENGVPFEIINIIEDPLSVLEIKTVLKKLNQSVFHIIRKTDKLYIENYADKNYPEEEWIKILSENPSLIQRPILVKGSVAMLGRPIENVKFFIEK from the coding sequence ATGTTAGTGAAGGTTTTACATAACGGAAACTGCTCAAAATCCAATGCTGTTTTAGAGTATCTTGATGAAAACGGAGTTCCCTTCGAGATCATTAATATTATTGAAGATCCACTAAGTGTTCTGGAGATTAAAACCGTATTGAAAAAGCTTAATCAGAGTGTTTTTCATATCATTCGTAAAACAGATAAACTGTATATCGAAAACTATGCAGATAAAAATTATCCGGAAGAAGAATGGATTAAAATCTTGTCTGAAAACCCTTCTCTGATACAGAGACCTATCCTGGTAAAAGGCTCAGTAGCCATGCTGGGGAGACCTATTGAAAATGTAAAGTTCTTTATTGAAAAATAA
- a CDS encoding deoxynucleoside kinase yields the protein MHIAVTGNIGAGKTTLTTMLSKHYGWDAQFEDVDHNPYLEDFYSDMSKWSFALQVYFLGSRFRQVKEIRESGKNIIQDRTIYEDAHIFAENLNDMNLLSDRDFNNYSSVFDLMKSFVSAPDLLIYLKSDVPNLVKKIYKRGREYEASISIEYLSKLNQKYEKWISNYTEGKLLIIEVDDLDFVEKPEDFGLILEKIETELHGLF from the coding sequence ATGCATATTGCAGTTACAGGAAACATTGGAGCAGGAAAAACAACTTTAACTACGATGCTTTCTAAGCATTACGGATGGGATGCACAGTTTGAAGACGTAGATCACAACCCTTATCTGGAAGATTTTTATTCAGACATGAGCAAATGGAGCTTTGCACTGCAGGTGTATTTTCTGGGAAGCAGATTCCGTCAGGTAAAAGAGATCAGAGAAAGCGGTAAAAATATTATTCAGGACCGTACTATTTATGAAGATGCCCACATCTTTGCGGAGAACCTTAATGATATGAACCTTCTTTCCGACAGGGATTTCAACAATTACTCATCTGTTTTTGATCTGATGAAATCTTTTGTTTCAGCACCAGATCTTTTAATTTATCTGAAATCTGACGTTCCGAATCTGGTAAAGAAAATTTATAAAAGAGGGCGTGAATATGAAGCATCTATCAGCATTGAATACCTTTCAAAATTGAATCAGAAATATGAAAAATGGATTTCCAATTATACAGAAGGTAAACTATTGATTATTGAAGTAGATGATTTAGATTTCGTTGAAAAACCGGAAGATTTTGGACTGATTCTGGAAAAAATTGAAACAGAATTACACGGATTGTTTTAA
- a CDS encoding glutaminyl-peptide cyclotransferase, whose translation MKKNIIAGFAAILLLASCNKNKEILDTLNTYNNSMEAKGYHFGDKLQLPKEVTENAESVTISFGDKETTDLTIDPKFFTLGDNAVTFNIKTKGGETLNQDATINVFAKNPEKNIAYQIVAEYPHDPKNFVQGFQAEGNTIYESDGQNGSSQILKYTLGTTTPLASTKQAPEDFSEGSTIVGDKVYQLTWQSKKGYIYDKNSLKLLSEFAYPNVLGEGWGLTYDGKNLIASDGSKLLYFLDPNDPSKLIKYIAVAGSSQAYDQLNELEYHNGFLYANVWQKPIILKINPATGEVVGTFDFTEIAKQNTKGTDDVLNGIAFKGENMLVTGKNWPKIYEVVIK comes from the coding sequence ATGAAAAAAAATATAATAGCGGGTTTCGCAGCAATTTTATTACTGGCATCTTGTAATAAGAATAAAGAAATTCTTGATACATTAAACACCTATAATAATTCAATGGAAGCAAAAGGATATCATTTTGGAGATAAACTTCAGCTTCCGAAAGAAGTAACGGAAAATGCAGAAAGTGTAACCATCAGTTTTGGAGATAAAGAAACAACAGATTTAACCATTGATCCGAAGTTTTTTACTTTAGGAGATAATGCTGTTACATTTAATATCAAAACCAAAGGTGGAGAAACCCTTAATCAGGACGCTACCATCAATGTATTTGCAAAAAATCCTGAAAAAAATATAGCTTATCAGATTGTAGCAGAATACCCTCACGATCCTAAAAACTTTGTGCAGGGATTCCAGGCTGAAGGAAATACAATTTATGAAAGTGATGGTCAGAACGGATCTTCACAAATCTTAAAATATACACTGGGAACCACTACACCACTTGCTTCTACCAAACAGGCTCCGGAAGATTTTTCAGAAGGTAGTACCATTGTAGGTGATAAAGTATATCAGTTGACATGGCAGAGCAAAAAAGGATATATTTATGATAAGAACTCTCTGAAATTACTGTCAGAATTTGCATATCCAAATGTATTGGGTGAAGGTTGGGGATTGACGTATGACGGCAAAAACCTGATCGCATCAGATGGAAGCAAACTTTTATATTTCCTTGATCCTAATGATCCGTCAAAACTAATTAAATATATTGCTGTAGCGGGAAGCTCACAAGCTTACGATCAATTAAACGAATTGGAATATCACAACGGATTCCTGTATGCCAACGTATGGCAAAAACCCATTATTCTAAAAATCAATCCTGCAACCGGAGAAGTAGTAGGGACATTTGATTTTACGGAAATTGCAAAACAGAATACAAAAGGTACTGATGATGTTCTGAACGGAATTGCATTCAAGGGAGAAAATATGTTGGTGACAGGAAAGAATTGGCCGAAGATTTATGAAGTTGTTATCAAGTAA
- a CDS encoding AraC family transcriptional regulator: protein MKKLISKNFITEFAGSFPEHLLQTQRPLQIYRLADIAPHLNLPTPSFNPKYNLFIYLHSGTINLSLNSKMYTVKENSLLKVTYGELMSLENISPLINGYILLIEHKVISGLLEVQDEFIFHFSEPIILLKKNKSEWYSRFIKLFYEEAYSNAPIRKIYLGLLQAYLYQWLAITHPQKNISRQKEIALNFKTLISKYYKQHKKLEFYADALHITLNYLNRSVKNSFLQTAKQMLHQYIILQAQLLLWDQTLSIKEVCNQLNIEDSSYFIRSFKKTTGMTPKQYQKRIAKT from the coding sequence ATGAAAAAATTAATTTCTAAAAATTTCATAACTGAATTTGCCGGCTCATTTCCTGAGCATTTACTGCAGACCCAGCGTCCTCTCCAGATATATCGGTTAGCGGACATCGCTCCACATCTCAATCTTCCCACCCCGTCATTTAATCCGAAATACAACTTATTTATCTATTTACATTCCGGAACAATAAACTTATCTCTTAATTCCAAAATGTATACGGTGAAAGAAAATTCTTTATTGAAGGTGACTTATGGTGAACTGATGTCTCTTGAGAATATTTCTCCTCTTATTAATGGCTACATTCTGCTTATAGAACACAAAGTGATATCAGGTCTTCTGGAAGTACAGGATGAATTTATTTTTCACTTTTCCGAACCTATTATTTTGTTGAAAAAAAATAAAAGTGAGTGGTACTCAAGGTTTATAAAACTTTTTTACGAAGAAGCCTATTCGAATGCACCCATAAGAAAAATATACCTGGGGCTATTACAGGCCTATCTTTATCAATGGCTGGCAATAACACATCCTCAAAAAAATATTTCCAGACAAAAGGAAATTGCACTCAATTTTAAAACTTTGATTTCAAAATATTATAAACAACATAAAAAATTAGAATTTTATGCTGATGCATTACATATTACCCTCAACTACCTCAACCGAAGCGTAAAAAACAGTTTCCTGCAAACAGCCAAACAAATGCTCCATCAATATATTATTCTTCAGGCGCAGCTTTTATTATGGGATCAGACCTTGTCTATAAAGGAAGTTTGCAATCAACTTAATATTGAGGACTCTTCTTACTTTATCCGATCTTTCAAGAAAACAACAGGGATGACCCCAAAACAATATCAAAAAAGAATAGCAAAAACATAA
- a CDS encoding hydrolase yields the protein MASYPIRDQKNDHLLTPENAVLIIIDYQKVQVNSIASMDRQTMINNMIGLIKMAKLYKLPIILSTVNVKTGLNTETIPQLKRELEGVPSYDRTTINSWEDKEFIEAVQSTGRKKLIMTALWTEACLSFPTLDALKEGFEVFPVTDAVGGTSLTAHETALRRMEQAGAQLVSTSQLFCELQRDWNRHDTASEFMDLFIATGGTAGIQFSYEKL from the coding sequence ATGGCAAGCTATCCTATTCGTGATCAGAAAAATGATCATCTTTTAACCCCGGAAAATGCTGTACTTATCATTATTGACTACCAAAAAGTACAGGTAAACTCCATTGCCTCCATGGACAGGCAGACTATGATTAATAATATGATTGGACTGATTAAAATGGCTAAACTTTATAAGTTACCCATTATATTAAGTACAGTGAATGTAAAAACAGGTCTCAATACTGAAACGATTCCACAATTGAAAAGAGAATTAGAGGGAGTTCCCTCCTATGACCGTACCACCATCAATTCGTGGGAGGATAAAGAGTTTATAGAAGCAGTACAATCGACTGGTCGTAAAAAACTTATTATGACTGCCTTATGGACGGAAGCATGTCTTTCTTTCCCTACGCTGGATGCATTAAAAGAAGGCTTTGAGGTCTTTCCCGTTACCGATGCTGTTGGAGGAACTTCACTTACTGCCCATGAAACCGCATTAAGACGTATGGAACAGGCCGGAGCTCAACTGGTAAGTACTTCACAGTTATTTTGTGAACTCCAAAGAGACTGGAACAGACATGATACCGCTTCAGAATTTATGGACCTGTTTATTGCCACCGGAGGTACAGCCGGTATTCAATTCTCCTATGAGAAATTATAA
- a CDS encoding isochorismatase family protein: MGEAFAQAVRNTGKKQLIIAGVITSVCVAFPTFSALSEGYEVFAVFDASGDPSSYSSQITLARIAQAGGIPMTTAAVLSEVQHTWRKPNANDFGKILASTMPHYIALIESFERAFDEGKKADQ; this comes from the coding sequence ATGGGAGAAGCCTTTGCACAAGCAGTCAGGAATACAGGTAAAAAACAACTGATCATCGCTGGAGTCATTACAAGTGTTTGTGTTGCTTTTCCTACCTTTTCTGCTTTATCAGAAGGATATGAAGTGTTTGCCGTATTCGATGCATCGGGAGATCCTAGCAGCTACAGCTCACAAATCACATTAGCCAGAATAGCACAGGCCGGGGGAATACCCATGACTACAGCTGCTGTATTATCGGAAGTACAACACACATGGCGTAAACCTAACGCTAATGATTTTGGTAAAATTCTGGCTTCTACCATGCCTCATTACATTGCTTTGATTGAAAGCTTTGAAAGGGCTTTCGATGAAGGAAAGAAAGCAGATCAATAA
- a CDS encoding VOC family protein, with product MNRFMGLRPMLWTENLDETIGFYVHILGFELLARNNDWHWASLQKDEVYIMLSLSNEHENPVTIGFSGSLYFNVDQVDELWDDLKIKVKICYEIETFEWGMREFAIYDNNGYILQFGEPVNGIGEAE from the coding sequence ATGAACAGATTTATGGGGCTTCGGCCTATGCTTTGGACTGAAAATTTAGATGAAACCATAGGGTTTTATGTACATATTCTCGGCTTTGAACTACTAGCAAGAAATAATGACTGGCATTGGGCATCTCTTCAAAAAGACGAAGTGTATATAATGTTATCTTTATCTAATGAACATGAAAATCCTGTTACCATTGGCTTTTCCGGATCACTTTACTTTAATGTAGATCAAGTGGATGAATTATGGGATGATCTTAAAATAAAGGTTAAAATCTGTTATGAAATTGAAACTTTCGAATGGGGAATGAGAGAGTTTGCCATATATGATAACAACGGATATATACTACAATTCGGCGAACCTGTGAATGGAATTGGTGAAGCAGAATAA
- a CDS encoding GNAT family N-acetyltransferase, which produces MITLHPFHIDDASALIANIKDKRSLLQFAGPMYHFPLTEDQLTMDLSDENRTLFKIVDEENQNTIGHAQIFLKEKTFLLGRILIWDENNRGKGYGKKVMQELLKYGFSNFNRELAELNVYDWNTGAIECYKKVGFVIDPNIINEMKIDDETWVSINMKIQKDTFQL; this is translated from the coding sequence ATGATAACATTACATCCATTTCATATTGACGATGCATCAGCATTGATTGCAAACATTAAAGATAAAAGATCGCTTCTTCAGTTTGCCGGTCCTATGTATCATTTTCCTTTGACTGAAGATCAGCTTACAATGGATTTGTCTGACGAAAACAGAACCTTATTCAAAATAGTTGATGAAGAGAATCAAAACACAATCGGTCATGCCCAGATATTTTTAAAAGAAAAAACGTTTCTGCTGGGAAGAATTCTGATCTGGGATGAAAACAATCGTGGCAAAGGCTACGGAAAAAAGGTAATGCAGGAACTTCTGAAATATGGATTCAGTAATTTTAATAGAGAGCTGGCAGAATTAAATGTTTACGACTGGAATACCGGAGCTATTGAATGTTACAAAAAAGTGGGCTTTGTTATTGATCCGAATATAATAAATGAAATGAAAATTGATGATGAAACCTGGGTTTCAATCAATATGAAGATTCAAAAAGATACATTTCAACTATAG
- a CDS encoding SRPBCC family protein has product MNTPITLQYNINAPIEKVWEGLTNKDEMKFWYFDIQDFELEVGRIFNFYEPGGENKYHHQGEILEIIPLQKLKHTWTYPDFSEQKTTVIWELQSMDNGALVKLTHEDIENFKDLGEGFSRENFTGGWNSIVGQSLKGYLEK; this is encoded by the coding sequence ATGAACACACCCATCACTCTTCAATACAATATCAATGCACCCATCGAAAAAGTTTGGGAGGGATTAACCAATAAAGATGAAATGAAGTTCTGGTATTTTGATATTCAGGATTTTGAACTTGAGGTAGGAAGAATATTCAATTTCTACGAACCCGGAGGCGAAAATAAATACCATCATCAAGGTGAAATTCTCGAAATTATCCCTCTTCAGAAATTAAAACATACATGGACTTATCCTGATTTTTCAGAGCAGAAAACAACCGTTATATGGGAACTACAGTCTATGGATAATGGGGCTTTAGTGAAGCTGACCCATGAAGATATTGAGAACTTCAAAGATCTCGGAGAAGGTTTTTCAAGAGAAAATTTTACAGGAGGCTGGAACTCAATTGTGGGTCAAAGTTTAAAAGGATATTTAGAAAAATAA
- a CDS encoding Na+/H+ antiporter produces MIHSYVIISIVVLLSVMILVMIGQKLKVAYPIFLVIAGLLISFVPGMPRVEIEPDLVFLIFLPPILFEAAWFTSWQDFHKWRKQIFSMAFGLVFLTSIVVAYLSSSIIPGLTVAMGFLLGGVNSPPDAVAATSVLKHMKIPKKITNILEGESLINDASSLIVFKFALAAVISGQFIWRDAVQDFFTMAIGGIAVGVAVGFLFGALLRIIPTNSNIDTVITLIVPYIMYVGAEHFHFSGVLAVVAGGLLMSYNSHCYLSHTSRIQSGNVWSVLIFLMNTIIFILIGLELPIVVEGLTDYTISDGIFYSVVIGGAIIGTRIIYSYALMYFPRLCSKELRLKVPKPDWREPFIISFAAMRGVVSLAAALSIPAFLPNGEAFPHRNIILFVTFVIILITLVGQGLLLSPILKLLNIQDAGSELPEEKQEVILMRKLKETALHKLENDFSELAVSNSLVRHQKHKLENEMMLMADKAQCMASTGDYVTAINENKDVLRQVIQAQRNELHRMKKEKIFDDHVMRTIEMQLDFDEAKITGFSH; encoded by the coding sequence ATGATTCACAGCTATGTTATAATATCTATTGTAGTCTTACTGTCTGTAATGATATTGGTAATGATAGGACAAAAACTGAAGGTTGCTTATCCAATTTTTCTTGTGATTGCAGGACTGCTTATCAGTTTTGTGCCGGGAATGCCTCGTGTAGAGATAGAGCCGGATCTTGTTTTCCTTATTTTTCTGCCACCTATTTTATTTGAAGCAGCCTGGTTCACTTCTTGGCAGGACTTTCATAAATGGAGGAAACAGATCTTTTCCATGGCATTTGGATTGGTGTTTTTAACATCCATAGTCGTTGCTTATCTTTCATCTTCTATTATTCCTGGGCTTACCGTGGCCATGGGATTCTTATTGGGTGGAGTAAATTCGCCGCCGGATGCTGTAGCAGCAACTTCAGTATTGAAACACATGAAAATCCCTAAAAAGATTACTAATATTCTGGAAGGAGAAAGTCTGATTAACGATGCATCCAGTTTAATTGTATTTAAATTTGCTCTTGCAGCCGTTATTTCAGGCCAGTTTATCTGGAGGGATGCTGTTCAGGACTTCTTTACTATGGCTATTGGAGGGATTGCCGTAGGAGTTGCTGTAGGTTTTCTGTTTGGGGCCCTGTTGAGAATCATTCCTACCAATTCCAATATTGATACTGTCATTACCCTGATCGTCCCTTATATCATGTATGTGGGAGCAGAACATTTCCATTTTTCAGGAGTGCTGGCCGTGGTGGCCGGCGGATTGTTGATGTCTTATAATTCCCATTGTTACCTGAGCCATACCTCAAGAATTCAATCCGGAAATGTATGGAGTGTTTTGATATTTCTGATGAATACTATCATTTTTATCCTGATTGGCCTTGAGTTACCTATTGTAGTGGAAGGATTGACAGATTATACGATTTCAGATGGAATTTTCTATAGTGTAGTTATTGGCGGAGCCATTATAGGAACAAGAATAATATACAGCTATGCCTTGATGTATTTCCCAAGGCTTTGTTCCAAAGAATTAAGACTGAAAGTCCCTAAACCGGACTGGCGTGAACCTTTTATTATCAGTTTTGCTGCGATGAGAGGAGTCGTTTCATTGGCTGCGGCATTATCTATTCCGGCCTTTTTACCTAACGGAGAGGCATTTCCCCACCGAAATATTATTTTATTTGTTACTTTCGTAATTATCCTGATTACATTGGTTGGCCAGGGACTATTACTCTCTCCGATTCTTAAACTATTGAATATACAGGATGCGGGCAGTGAGTTACCCGAAGAAAAACAGGAAGTTATTCTGATGCGTAAGCTTAAAGAAACAGCTTTGCACAAACTGGAAAATGATTTTTCAGAATTGGCAGTATCTAACAGTCTGGTTCGTCATCAAAAGCATAAGCTGGAAAATGAAATGATGCTGATGGCCGATAAAGCTCAGTGTATGGCCTCTACGGGAGACTATGTAACGGCAATTAATGAGAATAAAGATGTTCTTCGCCAGGTCATTCAGGCCCAGCGAAACGAATTGCATAGAATGAAAAAAGAGAAAATATTCGATGACCATGTGATGAGAACCATTGAAATGCAGCTGGATTTTGATGAAGCAAAAATTACAGGATTTTCTCACTGA
- a CDS encoding bestrophin family protein, with protein MHSGKRFGAREFINWTRRSIYALIVLAAIPTVLYFLGWKFISVPWQPIAIMGTAVAFIVGFKNNASYSRLWEARQIYGAIINDSRSFGYILRDSLISKDSGKVKDMFLRHYAWLTALRFQLREPREWENTGSAQFNEYAKKYDIPERLSKLDDELKKYLSETELQYILSKKNRATQLMASQSKELSEAYEKGEINDFQWTQINQQLVKFTDSQGKAERIKNFPYPRNFSSITTYLLLLFIVFVPFGLLKEFDKLGEGSVVEGWTLWFNIPFSLLVTWCFHTLDSVGEASVNPFEGSANDVPISQISRTIEIDMRDMLDENDLPPAITPKNNIVL; from the coding sequence ATGCATTCAGGAAAAAGATTTGGAGCGCGTGAGTTCATCAATTGGACACGGCGCAGTATTTATGCCTTAATCGTATTGGCAGCCATTCCTACCGTTCTTTATTTTTTAGGTTGGAAATTTATTTCCGTTCCCTGGCAACCCATTGCCATCATGGGGACAGCCGTTGCATTTATCGTAGGATTCAAAAATAATGCTAGCTACAGCAGGCTTTGGGAGGCAAGGCAGATTTATGGAGCTATTATCAATGACAGCCGTAGTTTTGGATATATCCTGAGAGATTCTCTTATTTCTAAAGATTCGGGTAAAGTAAAAGATATGTTCCTGCGTCATTATGCATGGCTTACAGCGCTAAGATTTCAGCTTAGGGAACCCAGGGAATGGGAGAATACAGGATCAGCACAGTTTAATGAATATGCTAAAAAGTATGATATTCCGGAAAGACTTTCGAAGTTGGACGATGAACTGAAGAAGTACCTTTCAGAAACAGAACTTCAGTATATTCTGAGTAAGAAAAACAGAGCAACTCAATTGATGGCTTCCCAAAGTAAAGAATTGTCTGAAGCCTACGAAAAAGGAGAAATTAATGACTTTCAATGGACGCAAATTAACCAGCAGCTGGTAAAATTTACTGACAGTCAGGGAAAAGCTGAAAGAATTAAGAACTTTCCTTATCCAAGGAACTTTTCTTCCATTACTACTTATCTTTTGCTGCTGTTCATTGTATTTGTTCCTTTCGGATTATTGAAAGAATTTGATAAACTAGGCGAGGGATCTGTGGTTGAAGGATGGACCCTTTGGTTTAATATTCCTTTCTCATTATTGGTAACATGGTGTTTTCATACCTTAGACAGTGTAGGGGAGGCTTCGGTAAATCCGTTTGAAGGAAGTGCCAACGATGTTCCTATTAGCCAGATCAGCCGTACCATTGAAATTGATATGAGGGATATGTTGGATGAAAATGATCTTCCACCGGCAATCACCCCGAAAAACAATATTGTACTTTAA
- a CDS encoding DUF2490 domain-containing protein, with amino-acid sequence MRKVFTKLAFMALSLGSVLTWAQKNDLGAWYMYFGNNKISKKLNWHNEVQYRNFDAIGDLEQLLIRTGIGYDLTENNNNVLLGYGFILSQPYVNGDKKENIEHRIFQQYITKQKFGRFNLQHRYRLEERFLEDDFRMRFRYMLGVNIPITQKEMLPKTLYASVYNEIFLHFNSPVFDRNRVYGALGYVINKNMRIEAGYMNQIQENRNRGQIQIGFYNNIPFTKN; translated from the coding sequence ATGAGAAAGGTTTTTACGAAGTTAGCATTCATGGCATTGAGCTTAGGTTCAGTTTTGACATGGGCGCAAAAAAATGATCTGGGTGCATGGTATATGTATTTTGGAAATAATAAGATCAGTAAAAAATTGAACTGGCACAATGAAGTTCAGTATAGGAATTTTGATGCCATTGGAGATTTGGAACAGCTTCTGATCCGTACCGGAATTGGATATGATCTGACAGAAAATAATAATAATGTGTTGCTGGGGTATGGTTTTATTTTAAGCCAACCTTATGTGAACGGAGATAAAAAAGAAAATATAGAACATAGAATCTTCCAGCAATATATTACCAAGCAAAAATTTGGACGTTTTAATCTTCAGCACCGCTATCGTTTGGAAGAACGTTTTCTGGAAGACGATTTTAGAATGAGATTCCGTTATATGCTAGGGGTGAATATTCCGATTACCCAAAAGGAAATGTTGCCAAAAACATTGTATGCATCTGTATATAATGAGATTTTCCTGCATTTCAATAGTCCTGTTTTTGATAGAAACAGAGTCTATGGAGCATTGGGATATGTCATTAATAAGAATATGCGGATTGAAGCAGGATATATGAATCAGATTCAGGAAAACAGGAACAGAGGACAGATTCAGATTGGTTTTTATAATAATATACCATTTACCAAAAACTGA
- a CDS encoding DUF1398 domain-containing protein, giving the protein MKFTIEDITTAHQKVKSGADFPQYIQAIKGLGVSYYTTYISDGNTKYFNKNHQSIHTGRRYDTLIISEKVNLEYFKTRLMLHQQGGTDYLTFCNDCAENGIAGWVMDLAAMTCTYFDQEQKDILIEQIPG; this is encoded by the coding sequence ATGAAATTTACAATCGAAGATATTACAACAGCCCATCAGAAAGTAAAGAGCGGGGCAGATTTCCCTCAATATATTCAGGCCATAAAAGGTCTGGGTGTTTCTTATTATACAACTTATATTTCTGACGGAAATACAAAATATTTCAACAAAAACCATCAATCGATTCACACCGGCAGGAGATATGATACCCTGATTATTTCTGAAAAAGTAAATCTTGAATATTTTAAAACCAGATTAATGCTTCATCAACAAGGGGGCACAGATTATTTAACTTTCTGTAATGATTGTGCTGAAAATGGAATTGCAGGCTGGGTAATGGATCTGGCGGCAATGACCTGTACTTATTTTGATCAGGAACAGAAAGATATTCTGATAGAGCAGATTCCTGGTTAA